The Panicum virgatum strain AP13 chromosome 6K, P.virgatum_v5, whole genome shotgun sequence nucleotide sequence GCAAGGCTCCCgggatacatatggcagtctatgatacgtatatctacaactaccaaatatactctaacagttTTGTCCTCTATATTACTGTATTCATATACACCCCACCATGTGTTTAGTCAGCTTATAGCCTAAaacatttttgtttttttcttcacAGTTGTGCAACTATCTGAAAACTTCCGCCTGCAGCTTGGTCCCTTCCGTTATGCTGCTGCTGGCCTTCTGAAGTTTCTGTCATTACCTCAATACAGATTTGAGGTggaatatctgccttcatcacCAGGGAGAAATCCTGAACTGAAACCACTGACTGAAAAATCTCATGAGCAGATTTCTGATGATGGCAAGGTTAGGAGAGGTATACAAGTTGATGGTAGGATTGAAGATAGCTGGATTACCAGGAAAGGGGAGTTTCTTGGCATTTTTGTATGCAATCACTTTTGCAAGCCTGCACGGGGGTTACTTTCTCCAGTTATTGCACCAAAAGCTCAGCATGATGATGGCAGTCTGGACTTGATTCTTGTCCACGGAAGTGGCAGACTCAAACTGTTTTGCTTCTTCATCGCGTATCAGCTTTGCTGGCACCTCCTACTCCCTTATGTGGAATATGTCAAGGTATCTTGACTGACTTGTAGTTCTTCACATCACTCCTTGCAGTAACTAGTGTAACCAGGTTTACAATACCAGGTCTAGACATCCTTGGACTTACTAGCTTGCGTTTTTCTAGAATGCGGAGATACCAGCTTTGATCAGTTGCCTCGCATTGCAAATTACCTTCCACTCATATGTGGTATTTGGTTTTGTAACAATTGCTCGCAGGTAAAACAAATAAAGATTAGGCCGGTTGGCAATACTCACAATGGTTGTGGTGTCGATGGGGAGCTTCTTCGTGGAGAGGGCAAAACCGAATGGCAGTGCTCGctgcttccagtacaaggccggTTGCTCGGCCGGCATCCCTATGCTTTGGAGTAGCTACTATCTAAACCCCGGAGCAGGCATTCTGTTGTGTTGAGCAGTACTGCATTTTTTCCGATTAATGGAAAATGAAGGCATTTGTATTCCACTATTGTTTCCAACCATGTATTGTGAGTTTGTAAATAAGGGTCATGACCTTAGTGTGCAAAAGTGTGCTAGTTGTGGTAGTCCCGCGGGACACTCAGTCTGGACTCCACAATCTACCATGTTGTGAAACCTAGCAGGTGCGGAGTTGGGACTGGAAATCTGGAATAGGGCATTGTAAATTGCTTGTCATGACACCAATGAGGAAGTTCATGTCTGGTGGTGGTGGTCAAAAATAGGAGACGTCCTCAAGGATATATACTTAACATTGTCTTGAAAATGGGTGACAAACCTGGTAGATACGAATTAGTAAGGTGAGATTATTGAATGGCAAGGGAGACGGCCCTGGTATTTTACTGGATTGAAAGGGGCGTGGCCCTTGGTGCAAGCTAGAGATGTGCTGGCTATGAGAGTCATGCATGTTGGTCTACATGACAGCCCTGGATTCAATACTAAGCTATAGGTTTTGGCAATCTACCACAATGATAGTGCAGCCTTGGCTCTGCCTCCTTCCATTGTTGAAGCTGTGCATACTGTTAACTGCATTTTTGCTTTCTTGATTTGCTGAGGACGTGGGTGGTACTCAGTCTTGCTCAATACAAATACACTGATGTCCGGTGATCTGCTGAGAACATTACGAGCCTTCGGACAAACGGATCTTCGATGTGCTGGAGAGATCATCCGACAAGTTACTTTTGTTTGCAGGACCGTTCCGTCTTTATTTTATTCTTTGCCTCCAGGCTCCAGCCCCAAGCAACGAGCACGCTGCGCATCTTTCTTTTTCCATGAAAGCCAATGTCAAGAAGCTACAAGGTGAAGCTATTTTCAGAAGCTTGAGCCCCTTGCATGCAGCTTTCCTATACATATAGCATTCGCATTGACGGTTAGTGTCCACTACCATGTTGTGGCGGTCACTTCTCTCCCGGCGCACACAGTTTCTCTGAAGGAAGTTAGCAGATACTTCATATATAGCGCCACATACTCCTGTTTTTTACCCCCTCAACTAAGGATACATTCTAGCTAGCTGCCAAGTGCCAAGGTATATAATAACATCTATCCTTCTTAATTCCATGTGGTTATTACTACTTGCGCCTTTTTTATACACTTCTGAAGAATTGGCGTATAATTAACTTTGATCTTGCATGGCTAGCTTAGCTGGTGGAGATCCATCTGGAAGCGAGTAGACCAGAGATGGGGTAGATTTCTGGAGCTTCTTCAGTTTGCTGGTCCTTCCTATACAGAGAAATTCATCATGGTAGCTCCAGTGGTACGTACTCGCGCTGATTCCAAACATTAGTTGTAGATTCTTGTCCGTCAAACTTCTCCTACTTAGCCTATTCATAAATTAAAAGTTATATTGATTGACACACATGGTTGACATTAATATATTCATGCAACAATATTTTaataatcttactattactaattgaaggCTCCTTTTAAGCCTCCACGTGAAGCCACGTAGCATCTTAGGTGGACATTCTACAAAAATAGAGAAAGTCTAAAATTTcttacaaaaatcagaaacatttgCCTATCAATCCGGcaaatctattatattaattATAATAGTCATTAGATcagttatctttcctaataaattactcacATCTGCAATTATGAAGGAAGACTAAGGAAGACTAAGTAACTcctaaatatatatctaaattacccaactctaccattataaaaaaatctaatgtaatcccctaatctttgtgtaaattactcatctttgccattataaaaataatgcaaacaaactcctaaatttgcatatgaaTTATCCAATTGTATCTTATTAGAAATTAAAGTAACCTCTAaatttgaatctaaattatataattataattataataaaaatactaaaatgcatcaatataaaattttaaattactatttctccGTGCATAGCTGCCGTTATCCCAAgacagcacacggcaaaaagacCACGCTACCCCCCACCTTTCCTCTTCACGCACGCGGATAGGAAGAGTCGCTGCGGCGGAGGCGTGAGCCATGGAGAGCCTGCCGGCAGATCGACGTGCACTCGTCCCTACCACGGCAGGGCTGCCGGATCGACGCCGTCGTCGGGTCTGGGCACCGGCCGTGACAGCTAGGGGCTAGCCGCGCCGGGCAGGGGGCCGCGGGGCTGggcgccggccacgcgccgccgcctagcTCCTGCACGCTGCGCCCTCACCTCCGCCCCTCCTCAGCCCAAACCGCGCCCACAGTCGCCTCCCTCACCTCCCACTGCACCTCCCGTACCCGGCCCTACTCGCTCAGCCCCACCGGACCACCACCGCACGCCAtcaccggccgccggcgagctaagCTGCCGCGGACAGCCCTTCTCTAGCTGCCTTCGCTCTCAGCAAGGCCACCTACAGGTCTGTCTTGACACCCTAGTGCTCCTCCACCTTGTTGGCGCACGATCTGGGCCAACACCAGGCCCGGCCctgaggggggtcgagctgtgCAGCCGCCCCGGGCCCCCAAAACGTAGGGGCCTCCTAAGGTAACACGCATACATATATACGTATACTTGTAAATGGGCTAGGTTCACACGACAAGCAAGAAGCAACGCTAGAAAGCCTACGAGCTAATCACGCAGTCATGCTTGTCTAATTGGCAATTGCGTACCACGCTGCCAGCCGACTCATCGATTCATTGAATTCTCATTGTCGTTGTTCATTCACTCACCCTGATTGGATTCCAATCTCACTGCCCGTAACTCGTAAATCATCTGATAGACTGATACTGGCCCCTTCATTGATCCTTCGTCTTTGAAGTCAGAATTCATCTATTAGCATCTACCCTCTATATCTACGTGTGATAATTatctttttgaaaatttcagagcCCTCATGTCATCTAGAAGACACCCATCAAAGTTAAAACTATTGAAGAATTATTTCAGGTCCGTAATATCTCAAAAAAGGTTAAATGGTTTGGCCACTTTATGCATTGAGAATAAATTATTGGTAGATCAACACTAATGCCATCATCGATGATTTCACATTGAGAAATGCTAAAAGAAATTTTAAGCTAATGTGTATAAATTGTATGATATAAATGTTGCTTTGGACACTTTAAAGTGTTTTTGACTACTACTGTTATTGTTATTATTAGTTCATAGTATTGTTAGGGGGCCCTCTCTTTTTAGTTACGCCCCGGGCCACCAAAAACTCAGGACCGGGCCTGGCCAACACGAATGCGCACGGTCGCTCGGCGCGAGGTAGACCACACATGTGGCGCTTCGTGCGTGGAgctgtcagaccggtcaccaggATGAATCGGCGAAATCCGACGAAcactcgcccgggagggaccccgccAGGGCCAGCGCACGTAAGTTTGTTCTAGGATTGGTATGCCATCTAGAACGTcttcagacgtcgcggagacgaaggaagaatagCAGATAGGAGgttggaagagctagggtttagagataaaagtaaagacaataaaatataaagaaaaaagtaatgtattgatgtgttttgatcgattggataccctcaatcggccatgaccctttatatttatagggtggggtggacttatcccgcaagaaatcattTTAAAGATCTAAATCTACGAAAATTCTTAGTTGTACTCGAACTCTgattggaccggtcagaccagctacagcgcccagaccggtcagaccggttgctgccaattttggccatcaacatatgcccccctgttctttGGTAAAGCTTTGTGTGCCAAAGAAAACTTCtttggaccaaaattgtctaaaggCGATGATCAATaatacatcggccattttttgtacTAAGGGCGATAAAAAATTATCGGCCATGACTTGCTTTAATTCAAGTTGATGATGAAACAATTCGCTTCGGCTTTCAAACTTTCTTCATGGCTACTGGCTTTATTGGCTCAACCTCCACTTATTGCTCCATCGATTCTTGGTTGCGCAAACGTTGCAACCTTCTCTTTTGAGTGTGAGATAAGGCTGAGGGACACCACTTCGGCTGTAAGTACTTTGAATCTTGTTTTATGCTCTTCTCACTCTCCTTGCTGCAATTAATCTCTTTTTTTACCAGATTGTCACTAGTAATAACCGGCCCTAGTGATACACAACTTGGATACATAGAAGAATGTTGAATATAATaagattgcatatgcatcctactataatccaaaggtgTGTAATAACAGGAATATAGCCAAAACTATAGAGTAATCGGCCCTGAATATGGCATAATAACACAATTACCTTGATGTAGGTGAGGATCTGATTGCCACTAGATGTTGACGTTGATTTTGTACCTTTGGCTTCATCCGGCCATCCCTTCTGCTTCTGGGCAGCTCCCTCCTTCTCATACTTGGCCAAGAGCTCTTTGAAGCTCGGCCTTGCTTTATTTTCGGCCTTGGGGGAATTTCCAGACTTACTGGAcgcaccggtcggaccggtctgggaaccggtcagaccgcttgatgaaccggtctgaccggtcagattgCTTCcggtcttctttttttttttttgctttgccCCCCAAATGTTGAGGTCTTTGTTGTAGTTTGGGAAGTTTTGTTCTGCAGCACCTTCTTCTCAGACCTCTCTTCTCCAATGATCACGTTTTTCCCTTTTGTCGATTCGGCTTGACTTAGCCGAACTAAAACCTTGGGATttttcaattcaagcacatgtgtATGCATTGGAAAAAGATTCTGATCAATTTGCATTGTAGGAGGAATCAATCGTCCTTCATCTATGGCCGATTGTATCTTTCTACGAAGcatattgcaatcattagtagtatgagaaaaagtatttatcgtgggatttctagggtacccacagccgggtggcggaacgcacccgcctattcccagagagggagtactcggggaagtactaagcgattgggctaatctagcactgagacaagcacacaagaacacacgatctagagtggttcgggccgccggagcgtaataccctacatccactagGAGAGGTATTGATCTTAGtagtgtatgaatctatcctctgccgggtcttggctttcacccagcctgagttttcttctagcgaacgccccccttttatagaccaaggggtgcggatacataggacgttgatgccccgacaggtgggcccaacgtgtcTGTGCAAGCGTACTGCGCAGAGtaattaaatggctacagtggtggcgaatctttcctccgatatgcttccatgccttgctgaccctctgacgaagggaggtcttctcttgtcctgtcagcaaggcgcccgttgagggagcgtagcttgcggcgtgacctgttgaggctattatgtaggcgtcataatgggtggagccgagccgtcgtatccatctgttatggcagactgacaggcgcggtgTGGGCGGcaccagcagctccactatgcaccttggtaatacgcgatcaatagtgcctcatggtcaaagaatcgcctcggcttctgctgtatcaatgcggacgtccacctaccacaatgaatgcagtggtgggtgaggcttagtatggagaccaagcggccttgtatACGTGTCTGTGTTTGAAGACACGTatcggctccggaccacctcAAGACGGGGTGTCGatttcttcccttagtgaggggtccggttactatacaggggtccgggaccccatgaggggtccgggacttccgcgggggtctggtctccacgggaggtccggagccccggctgttcgggctgaccGCCTGCCTCctccgggacacgcggcgtTCCTGGACCTTTCCCAGCCGTGTGacaggtccgggaccgttgccgggagaacaggactccggaccacaggggtccggctgtttggacgtagtcaaggacaACTACAAGGCCCTTGCTTAGACACAATAatagggggtaccccagtcctggggtaccgacagtattATAGAATTTGCAATAGGCACGCCGCTTTAACTCTTCTTCCGACGGAATTGTGTGAGAGAACTTAATTTTTCCAATCTTTGCTAGTTCATCAAAGATTCTTTCATACTTggacacatcaaaagtaaacttgATCTCTTCCTTATGATTTTTGTTAATTGGCTTTAAAGAAGAACAAGTACTCGGGTTGTCATTCAGTGACCACACAAATTGAGGTGCATAACCTCTTTAGATTCATCGTTCGAAGAATCTGAATGATACTCAAGAGCATGAGTATTGGGACGATGATGACTATGACTTTCTTGTAACTCTTAGCTTCGGCTTTCTGCAGCCAAAGCTCTTTAATGCACCTGATTAACAGCAAAAAAGTCATGGCCTTCTAATTTCTCTTTAATGTGAgagcgcaagccattaaaaACTAAATCCGCTAAATCCTTTTGAGCGAGATTCACATTAAAGCATCGATATTTTATATCGCGGAATCTTCTAATGTAATCATTAACAGACTCATCGCGCATTTGTTTAACCGATGTCAAATGGGACAACTTAAGCTCAAAATTCTCAgaaaagaagtgatcatgaaacttttgctcAAATTGTTCCCATGAAGTAATGGAGTTAGGAGCCAAAGAactaaaccaagagaaagcggttccagttaaagataaagaaaataaatgaacTTTCAATTTATTTATAGAACTAGCTTCTCCTAATTGAGTAAGATATTAGCTAATATGCTCAAAAGTGTTTTTACTATCATCTCCATTAAATTTCACAAATTCAGACAACCTAAAACCAGCGGGATAGTAACCTTATCAAAAGACATAGGATACGGCTTTTGCTAAGATTGAGTTTTGCCTCTAACATCTACTTCAAGATTTTCTTTGATCATcttagccaaatcattcttacATTCAGCAAGAAATTTCTCAAGGTTAATCGAAGAATTTGGCTGTATAGAAGTAGATGCGATATGAGTATGTTTGCTGAGCCACCAACGCATTTGTTGGCGTTACTgtttgaccactgaaataatGCATCGGCATTCCATACGTCGGTTGACTCACAGGTAAAGTTACCGTTGGTTGAGTGACAGGAATTTTAGTAGATGCAACAGTAGAATCAGGTGATATGTCATCAATTACTAGTTGTTTATCGGCTAATGTTAGCAACTTATCAGTAAACATATTAACTAATTGCACATCTCGCTCGGCGAACAAATTTTCAACTTGTTCCATGGTAATACTCGTAGGTGCATTACTTACATTAGGTACTGCCTCAGTAGATGCATCCGTAGAAGTAGAAGTGAAGTCGACCTCCTTGATCTTAGTGACCTTGCCACGTCAATCAACTTTGATGCTTGCAAGCGCCGCCTTCAGATATTTTTCATCGCGTttcttcttgcgctcctccagcaTTTGGCGAATATCTTCAGGAAGATGCTCAGCAGTTGCTGGGATGCTGTTGTCCTTGTCGATCTCGGCAGTTGATcccatcttcttgaggtagatTAGATCAGTTTTTgataaccaagatctttcttctccagcggagtcgccaaaatatgttggcgcacgatggccaacacacgaacgcgcaCGGTCGCACGGCGCGAGGAAGAGCTCGATGCGGCGCTTCCTACGTGGagcggtcaaaccggtcagaaggaccggtcagaccggttgccggGATGAATCGGCgaaatccgacgaacgctcgcccgggagggaccccatcagggcaggcgcacgtaggtttgttttaggatcggcaggccacctaaaaCGCCATCcgacgtcgcggagacgaaggaagaacaacagataGGAGTTTAGAAGAGCTAGGgtttagagataaaagtaaaggcaataaaatataaagaaaaaagtaatgtattgatgtgttttgatcgattggataccctcaatcggccatgaccctttatatttatagggtgggtggacttatcccacaaaaaaatctttttacagatctaaatctacgaAAATTCCTAGTTGCACTCGGACTCTGCTTGGACCAATCAGACTGGtcggacccaccggtcagaccagctacagcgcccagaccggtcagaccgcttgatcagaccggtcaaaccggttgctgccaattttggCCATCAACACACCCCTCCTCCCCCACCGctggtgagcccctcgccggatTTCGCCCCCGTCCACGGCAGCCCCAGCCAAGGGACACATTGCGAGCCCCCAATTGTTCCTAGGGTGCTTAGCGCAAAACCCAGGGACCAATCTACGATACCTTGTTTTAAGGGTTAATTGGAtctatgccattacaatttttcgAGATCACTaatctgccattacaattcgttATATTGGAAccatgccactgcaatttcaTAAATTTCTGAAACATGTCACTACGTACTCTTTCGTCCTCTTTCGTCgtgtttttttaaaatttatggACCAAAATACCTCcggcctcctccttcttcctctcatccccaCTCCTTCCTCTCTATATCCATGGTTAGATCCCCTTCATTGCCTGCCTCATCGTGTCCAGGCTCCCACACTTGGCGTACATGTCTACTAGCGCCGTCACCACCACGCCGTCCATCCCGACCCCAACCCGATCTCCTCCTGAACTAGAAGGATGAGCGGCGACCAAGTCGTGCACCCACTTGCCCTGCTCGAGCGCCGGGGGGATGCGGCGGAGGCACGGGCAGAGGCGGAGGGCGCCGAGTGGGTGCAGCAAGCACAGGCGCTGCCGCCGGAGATAGCGGCGGCCGTGAGGAGTGGGAAGCGGCAACGCGGACGGAGGGGCACGGACGgagaggccggcggcgtggacgcCGCTTCGCCGCACGGCCCACCCACTGCAAGGCCCGTGGACGGAGGGGCGCAGACGGAGGCTTTGCCGTGCTTCCCGCCCACCGTCGCGCCGCGCCGACCTCCACAAAGCAGGAACATagaggggatgagaggaagaagggagcctaggggtattttggtccaTAAAATTTAAAAATCACAACGAAGGGGTATGTAGTGGCGTGTTTTGGAGATTTGTGAAATTATGGTGGCACGGTTCCAATATgacgaattgtaatggcagatcAGTTAACTcaaaaaattgtaatggcatggatCCAATTATCCCTTGTTTCAAAGCTTGAATTCAAAACTGCGTGCTTCGTTTGGCACTAGGGGTTTAAAGAGTCATTTCACGTTGTTTTTAATACCCTTAGCTTGTGAAACTAACGGACGGGCCAAGAAACCAAATGAATTTCCATTTGGGGTCAGATAGCTAAGTTCACTTGAAAAGAGACCAAGAAACTAAACTCAACTTTTTTTTAGGCTAAAGAACCAATTTACTCTTATATAAAATACaccaattcacaaataaatagtttaaataaatatatatcaaacattcATGGAGGTgcgatgcaaaatgaaatctattgcaactatataatgataaatatatattttagagtatgtgttagaatatttaatagatgagaGAGGGCGTGagatatatataattattagctataagctttatttttatattaatccTAGTTAGTCATTGCGGGaacacgggttgatagactagtatatAACAATTCATATATAAAATAGTATTCTGCCATGTCATGATATTTGCTGAGGTGATACATTATTTATTGAGAATGAAAGCTCCATGAAGAATAGTCTTAGACCCGTCTCAGTGAGAGTTTTATGGGCACAATTACCTAAACTGAGAACTAGGTAACTATGCCAGATaggttttatggtgatgaaactctcctcacattccATAAACTtcatccttctctctcctcgctatgtcagcaaaattgataatatttaatgtcataaaaTGCTTCATGAAATTCTAATTGAGAATGGCTTTAGACACCCTAAAATAAAACTCGTGAAGAATGAGCTTATATAAAATAAAGGATTTTGATTGAGACACGTGTGGCATAATAATGAGGCACAGGGCATGagggctgcagcctgcagccccCGTCCCTCTGGATCCGCCACTCATGGTACGACCTGCATTTGTGGGGTTGAAGATAGGGGCCACGCCACGTTGAGCCTCCCTGGTGCACCAGCACCAGGATAAACTTCTTTTTTCCCACTAAGTAAAGCTTATATTCACCATATAATCATAGAAAAACATGTTAGCCTCTTGAACCGTGCACCAGGGTCTGTTTAACAGTGGCTTGCCCCCTGGTTGAAGTCTTGAAGAGACCTTAATCAGCTAATTGGCGTACGAACAAAAATTGCAGGCGATTAAAGCAACCAACATTGAGACGGCGGTACACCAAATAGTTTCTGAACACTTGGAGGATTCGAGAAATTCTGCACCCAATGACATCTACTTCGACGGATGGGGTTATGGACTGGGTGCTTCTGCGGTGCTTAGAGCTATAGCGGAGCACCCTCCACCATCTTTATGGGAGAAATTTGACAAGATCATCCACATCGATTGCACGAGGTGGAAGAGCCGAAGGGCACTGCAAAGAGCAATCGCGGACGAGCTTAAGCTTACTCAGCAGGTAGCTGCTGATTTTGATAGGCAAGATGAGGAGGATGATTTCAGCGGATTAGATCAAGGTTCGAGAGCTGAGATCCCGGACGTCGCGAGATTGATAGCTCGATCCCTAGCACAGTACAGATGTTTAGTCATCTTTCACAATGGAAGCGGTGGCATGGTTGACTTGGCAAGCTGTGGCATCCCGCCACCTCAACTTTTCAGTGCAAAGGTATTGTGGTGCTTCAGTGGACGGATTCGTGCCAACATACAATTGTTTCAAGACCAGAACAGTTCACACTGTTCTTTTCTTCATGCTTATTCTGAATTTCTTGGCAAATCGAATGCAATACTAGCGGTAGAGGCTAGAGAAATGGCATTGTACACACATAAGCTTGGCCTTGATGTCACTCCTGAAATGTTTACAGAGTGCTTCCTGTATTACTTATCATTGAATAGCCGAGGTGGCGAAGTCATTGACTACAACTGGGAAACCCTTGCTTCATGCTACTGGGTTTGCGATGGGATTACAGGAGGAGGCCAAGATAACAAAGATAACCAAGCATGGGAGCTTGCTCTTGCTGTGCAGCAGCATATAAGACTAGAGGACTACTCATCTAATGCAGTGAAGCACATTGGTTCTCGTTTGGATATTTCCACAAAACATTGGGTTTGCATTACCCACTCCTGTTTCGAAGAAGTTCCTCCAGGAACAACGTCCCTATTCTTTGCACCTAGAACTGGAACTGGATCTGGATACGTGCCGTTCCCTAACGAAAGGTTCCATCAAGCGGACCAACTCCGGGTTTTGAAGTTATGCCGCTGTACCTTCAACTTTTCATCTCCTCCTTTCCATTGCTGTAGCAGCTTAAGATTCCTTGGACTAGACAACTGTCTGGATGAACAGCGGCAACTAGAAGAGGATCAGGAGACAGCAGGTGAACAAGCGGTGGAAACTTTTCAGAGGCTGTGGGTGCTAGATGTATGCCACACGGATTGGGAATTGGATTTTCCCCATGGAACAGATGATGAGCAAGTGGCTACTGACATCAGAGAGGTTCACATAAACAAGGGGAGGATCTGGCGTACCAACCTTGCATGGAGACGACTGCCAAACCTGCGCAAGCTCCGTGTAGTCAAGGCTACAAGGTATTGGCGGGAGACAGATAGAAAAGCTCAAGATGAAATCATGGATATGGTGAAGATGGAGCTGCTTGACCTGTCCGGGAACAAGACCATGCAAGTTTTGCCGAGCCTTTCAGGCGCAACTGGCCTCAAGACACTGGTTCTAGATGGCTGTGTTGGATTGGAGCATGTTGGCCCTCAAGGACTCCCTCCATCACTTGAATCATTCTGCTTCGACGCAGGGGACGACGAGGATGCTAGAATATCCCGCATCAGCTTGGCTGGGTGTTCAAGATTAGCAGACTTCAGACTGAGTGGGTCTCTGCCAAAGCTTGAGGAGTTGGACCTCTCTCAAACAGCAGTCAAGATGCTTGACCTTAGAAATGTTACAGATGTGGACCAAAGTCTTCAACGAGTCTGCTTGGTGGGATGCGAGCACCTCCGCTCAATTTCTTGGCCCCAAACCAGAATGCTACAACTAAGACTGCTGCACGTTGACACTCGATCATCAGGACAAGAGGTGGCCAGAAAACCATCATCCCCAGGTGATTCTTTGATGGTCTTCCAACAAGACAGAGGAGAGTTGCATGCATTTGTTGCTGTTGCAGACGTGAGGTTCCTTCAAT carries:
- the LOC120711413 gene encoding uncharacterized protein LOC120711413; translation: MVAPVAIKATNIETAVHQIVSEHLEDSRNSAPNDIYFDGWGYGLGASAVLRAIAEHPPPSLWEKFDKIIHIDCTRWKSRRALQRAIADELKLTQQVAADFDRQDEEDDFSGLDQGSRAEIPDVARLIARSLAQYRCLVIFHNGSGGMVDLASCGIPPPQLFSAKVLWCFSGRIRANIQLFQDQNSSHCSFLHAYSEFLGKSNAILAVEAREMALYTHKLGLDVTPEMFTECFLYYLSLNSRGGEVIDYNWETLASCYWVCDGITGGGQDNKDNQAWELALAVQQHIRLEDYSSNAVKHIGSRLDISTKHWVCITHSCFEEVPPGTTSLFFAPRTGTGSGYVPFPNERFHQADQLRVLKLCRCTFNFSSPPFHCCSSLRFLGLDNCLDEQRQLEEDQETAGEQAVETFQRLWVLDVCHTDWELDFPHGTDDEQVATDIREVHINKGRIWRTNLAWRRLPNLRKLRVVKATRYWRETDRKAQDEIMDMVKMELLDLSGNKTMQVLPSLSGATGLKTLVLDGCVGLEHVGPQGLPPSLESFCFDAGDDEDARISRISLAGCSRLADFRLSGSLPKLEELDLSQTAVKMLDLRNVTDVDQSLQRVCLVGCEHLRSISWPQTRMLQLRLLHVDTRSSGQEVARKPSSPGDSLMVFQQDRGELHAFVAVADVRFLQSLEFLWTKTTQLIKMDLCLSSTSISNDDGRSWCHEKMGCTYSSSSTGQLLLAAGLPLPYHDVSLVQAATKLDGSSSSSSSAMQFQPLDLHMEIGDGISDMTNVATTTEGQRSIATVMKMVESLHVHDSSSITTVVPEYIFLTSQSYMGNLNRLKWCRVERCPKLDTVFVISEDAHCFYELETFWAAHLLMARSIWTGGGTRFGLAAYRYGSFRKLRVIHIHSCPRLTFVLPLSSNKQFLSNVLETVHVFCCGDLRQIFPVDQEFQEQIAASRETKGMLRFRNLKHLYLHHLSNLELICGAKMYAPNLETVYIRGCWGLRRLPAIAAGRRVAVDCEKDWWDKLEWDGMESGHHPSLFQPRHSKYNKKRHLRGTVLR